Proteins encoded in a region of the Paenibacillus pedocola genome:
- the rnz gene encoding ribonuclease Z, whose translation MEIYFLGTNAGVPTLQRNVTSIALRLMEERRSFWMFDCGEGTQHQVLRSPLRLGKLEKLFITHLHGDHLFGLPGLLSSRGYQGGTAPLTVYGPPGLKAFLDVSLSVSQSRMPYKLEIVEHTGGLVFEDETFKVEAGLLEHRIDSYGYRVTEKDSPGSLNTELLRSYGLKPGPLYGKLKKGEDVTTESGVVIRASEVVHEPKKGRIVTILGDTRPCPGSLPLAQGADLIIHEATFAHDLAEMAYQYHHSTAVQAAELAREAEGRELLLTHFSSRYVSQEELTPLLDEAQAIFPQTLLAEEFCTFPVYRRK comes from the coding sequence TTCTCGGCACCAATGCCGGTGTTCCCACACTGCAGCGCAATGTAACCTCAATTGCCCTCAGACTGATGGAGGAACGCCGCAGCTTCTGGATGTTCGATTGCGGAGAAGGGACACAGCATCAGGTGCTGCGTTCGCCGCTGCGGCTGGGGAAGCTGGAGAAGCTGTTTATTACCCATTTGCATGGTGATCATCTATTCGGCTTGCCGGGGCTGCTGTCGAGCCGGGGATATCAGGGCGGCACGGCTCCGCTAACCGTGTATGGGCCTCCGGGACTGAAGGCTTTTCTGGACGTATCCTTGTCAGTAAGCCAATCACGCATGCCCTACAAGCTTGAGATTGTGGAGCATACAGGCGGACTGGTATTTGAGGATGAAACCTTTAAGGTTGAGGCGGGTCTGCTGGAGCACCGGATTGACAGCTATGGATACCGGGTAACTGAGAAAGACAGCCCGGGCAGTCTGAACACGGAGCTGCTCCGGAGCTATGGATTGAAGCCTGGCCCGTTATACGGCAAGCTGAAGAAGGGCGAAGATGTGACTACGGAGAGCGGAGTAGTAATCCGGGCTTCCGAAGTGGTCCATGAGCCCAAAAAAGGGCGTATCGTAACCATTCTGGGGGATACCAGACCTTGCCCGGGGAGTCTGCCGCTGGCGCAGGGGGCTGATCTGATTATCCATGAAGCAACCTTTGCCCATGATCTGGCGGAGATGGCTTACCAATATCACCACAGCACTGCTGTCCAGGCTGCAGAACTGGCCCGAGAAGCGGAAGGCCGGGAACTGCTGCTGACTCACTTCAGTTCGCGTTATGTGTCACAGGAAGAGCTGACTCCATTACTGGATGAAGCACAGGCGATCTTCCCTCAAACCCTGCTTGCTGAGGAGTTCTGCACCTTCCCCGTATACCGGAGAAAGTAA